From a region of the Pirellulales bacterium genome:
- a CDS encoding alcohol dehydrogenase catalytic domain-containing protein, giving the protein MRGIAAFARSSTPRIVEHREPSSAGQGEVRCRTLQLGICGTDREILESQSPVLPPGGEHLVLGHECLARVEERGPGVSTFDVGDLVVPVVRRRRATAPQFRVDMLPMGTYTERGIVEEHGFSLPEWLDRPEHLFRVDPAMADLAVLTEPVAVAEKGVNEAHVVQRARLGADIWAERPPRVLVTGLGPIAFAGVIAAVARGWPTTVYGRDATDTSRAELVRSFGADYVSPETVDFSPADPDQDGYDLLLECTGSDELLVRASAAMASHGVLVWLGSSRLPEPRPLNVALMVRDGLLRNQVQIGSVNAAPRDFLDALAHLAQLGATHRRELRAVITDEVGLDEALWHYEHRTPQGIKTVVRYD; this is encoded by the coding sequence ATGCGAGGGATTGCCGCGTTTGCCCGCAGCAGCACGCCGCGGATCGTCGAGCACCGCGAGCCGTCATCCGCGGGCCAGGGCGAGGTGCGCTGTCGCACTCTGCAATTGGGGATCTGCGGCACTGACCGCGAAATCCTCGAGTCGCAAAGTCCGGTGTTGCCCCCAGGGGGCGAACACCTGGTGCTCGGCCACGAGTGCCTGGCCCGCGTCGAAGAACGCGGCCCTGGCGTGAGCACATTCGACGTCGGCGACCTGGTCGTGCCGGTCGTGCGCCGGCGGCGCGCGACGGCGCCGCAGTTTCGGGTCGACATGCTGCCGATGGGTACCTACACCGAGCGCGGCATCGTCGAGGAACACGGATTCTCGCTGCCCGAGTGGCTCGACCGGCCCGAGCACTTGTTCCGCGTCGACCCGGCGATGGCCGACCTGGCCGTGCTGACCGAACCGGTGGCCGTGGCCGAGAAAGGCGTGAACGAAGCGCACGTCGTGCAGCGAGCACGGCTGGGCGCAGACATCTGGGCCGAGCGGCCGCCGCGCGTGCTGGTGACGGGCCTGGGACCAATCGCGTTCGCCGGAGTGATCGCCGCGGTGGCGCGCGGCTGGCCGACGACGGTCTATGGCCGCGACGCCACGGACACGTCGCGCGCGGAACTGGTGCGGTCTTTCGGCGCGGACTATGTCTCGCCCGAAACGGTCGATTTTTCGCCGGCCGATCCCGACCAGGACGGCTACGACCTGCTGCTGGAATGCACCGGCAGTGACGAATTGCTCGTCAGGGCCAGCGCGGCGATGGCCTCCCACGGCGTGCTCGTCTGGTTGGGGAGCTCGCGCCTGCCCGAACCGCGGCCGCTGAACGTGGCGCTGATGGTTCGCGACGGGTTGCTGCGCAATCAGGTGCAGATCGGCAGCGTGAACGCGGCCCCGCGCGATTTCCTCGATGCCCTGGCGCATCTCGCACAACTCGGCGCGACACATCGCCGCGAGCTGCGCGCGGTGATCACCGACGAAGTCGGGCTCGACGAGGCGCTCTGGCACTACGAACACCGCACCCCGCAGGGCATCAAGACGGTCGTGCGCTACGACTAG